CCATAAATCTATCCAAACGCTCTTTATACGGTTTACACCATTCGGACTCGGGTTCTTCAACGTTGTATTCCCATTGGGGAGCAATTGGCGGTATAGGATGTCCAGACACCAACTTCCGCTACATTTAAGAGTATAGTAGTAAAATTAGATATATTTCAATATAAATTGTTTAACGTGACAAGAGAGTgtattaataaaaaagaagatatgtatttaattgaggatatacctgtacaaagtgattgGTCACATGACCAATAGCTATGACAGGATGTTCTAACGGTGGGGCGCCTCCTCTCATCGGAAGGTAAGTGTAACTAGATTTTAACGAGATGGAGATGAAAACCACCCGAAGGATGGTGCTATGGAGTAATGGTGCTGAAAAAGGTGGTAGAATCTGTCAGAGGTGTCCGAAAGTTGAAGTTTCATACTAATCCGAAGGATGAAGTTTCATACTGATCCGAAGGTTGAAGTTTCGGATTATATCTTGAAGATTAAACTTCATTACAAGGGTTTGTGTTGTTGAGTGCCAGGTTTTGGTTTCCATTACAAGGGTTGATTATTAGGGTTGGTTATAAAAgttattgatttttaaaattattagggttgattataaaagtgaaaaagaaaaaaaaaatgttaaagtgaAGATAAAGCTCACAAAttattagggtttagggtaaaagtgaaaaataaaaaaaaaatatacgttAAAGTGAAGATAAAACTCATACTAATCCGAAATAGTAGTGCAAAATACATAGTCCCCTAATATCATAATAGTAATGTCAACAAAATGCTCATACAACTAATGTCCCCTACTGTCCCCTACCCCGACGACCTCCCCTACCCCTACGACCTCCCCTGGCTCCTGCCCTGCCGCCCTCCCGGCCACCTGCTGCCCTGCCGCCCTCCCGGCCACCTGCTCGGCCACCTGCTCGGCCGCCGGCTCGGCCACCTACTCGGCCACCTGCTCCCAGACCTCCTCTCCCAGCAGCGTAAGCAATGCCCTGTGTCCCAGCCAAGTCCTGGAGGATGCGAAGTGCTCTCTCCGTTAAAGCGCGGGCCTGTGTGCCTGGCAGCAAAGCATCATCCACCTCAAGTGACAACTCAAGGACTTCTAAAGCCCTACGCAAAGCAGCCtgaaagtaaataataaaaaaaacgctGTTAGTAAATCACATACAGAAAACCACAAGTGcataaagaaaatagaaataaaatttaaaatttaccaCGGCACTGAGATCAATCCTCCTCTCATCCGGTATGATGAAACAATGAGACACTCTAGCGTACCAATCCATGTAACCGCCCACAGCCTGTCCCTCCTCTATAGCAGGGTCGCCCTCAGGGAACAAGTACTGCACATAACCTGCGAATGCCGCATCAACAGCCTCAGCTGCGGGAGATCTATCCATCTCACTAGGGTGGCGCGGGATCGTCTGTATATACCCAAACTGTCGCATGACCCGCTCCGGAAGATGAGGTCGCACAGCAGGGGGATAGGGACACCGAATGTAGCCTGAGAACAAAGCCCTCTCATCCCGCTGTCGCCATTCCCTGTAGGCCTCATATGGAGTCCAAGTGACGTCGTCGGCCGTCAACTCATCAAGTAGTACTCGCCTCTCGTCAAGCCTAGCATGCCCCGACCGTGACTCTGTCCACCTACGAGCTCTGGGCTGGTCCTCTGTGTAAGTCGGGTTCGCATACCGGCGAACGAGCCTGTCTGGAAAGTGCTCAAAGACCCAGGCCATCAACAGGGAAGTGTAACCGCCCATCTGTTTGACCCCGCTGCGAGAAGACTGTCcaagctggtcgtacaacgtGGCAAGGGCCATGGCGCCCCACGCGAACTCCGACACCCGCTCAAGATCCTGTAGCATGCCTATCCAACGGGCGGAGAATGAGTGCCCCCCCACTCTTGTCGGCGAACAATGTCGCGCCAACAAGATGCATCAGGTACATCCTGGCTGCATGCTCGTACCGCCCCTCTAC
This portion of the Lotus japonicus ecotype B-129 chromosome 3, LjGifu_v1.2 genome encodes:
- the LOC130745733 gene encoding nucleolin 1-like, with the protein product MRQFGYIQTIPRHPSEMDRSPAAEAVDAAFAGYVQYLFPEGDPAIEEGQAVGGYMDWYARVSHCFIIPDERRIDLSAVAALRRALEVLELSLEVDDALLPGTQARALTERALRILQDLAGTQGIAYAAGRGGLGAGGRVGGRAGGRAGGREGGRAGARGGRRGRGGRRGRGQ